CCGGCACATCAATACGATGGGGACAATCAGAAAAACAAACCTGGGCGAAAGAGAACTCTGAAACCCAAAGATGAATTTCTTTTAGTCATGTGCCGCTTGCGACAAGGGTTTAATGAAGCACATTTGGCATTTTTACTTGGCATCTCTCAGCCAACAGTCAGCAGGATTTTTGTTTCCTGGATCAACTTAATGTATCTTCGTTTTGGCACTATAAATTTTTGGCCCAACCGTGAGGAAGTTGATAAATCTATGCCTGAAGATTTCAAGTCTAAATATCCCAAGACACGAGTTATCCTTGACTGTACAGAGATAAAATGCCAAATGCCAAGCAGCCTGCTCCTGAACAGCAGATTATTCAGTTCGTACAAGAATCACACCACTCTGAAAGGACTTATTGGAATAGCCCCTTCAGGAGCAATAACATTCATAAGTGAGCTTTATGCTGGTAGTATCTCGGACAGAGAGATTGTTGAAAGGAGTGGCATCCTAGACTGAAGGTGACAACGTAATGGCCGACAAAGGTTTCACAGTTGAGGACCTACTCCCTCTGGGAGTCTCTTTGAATATTCCCCCATTTCTTGGGCAGTCTCAGCAAATGCCAGCCGAAGATGTGATTAAAACACAAGTCATTGCTTCCTTACATATACATGTAGAGAGAGctattaataaaattaaaaatttccaCATTTGGGACAGAATAACACAGTTAACTTCAATTCCTCTAGTCAACCAAATGTGGACGGTTGTATTTTCCTACGTAACGTTCAGAATCCAACACCAACAACCAGATGAGTCTCTAAACAAGTTTCTGAGTCactttccagtggaacgaaagTTTCAATTTAATAGCCTCGTGCACCGTTCGGAAGGCTCTGTTGTCCTTCATTGTTAACGTTTTGTTTCTCAAATGTCTCTGCTGAGTGAAATAAACGTCAACCAACAAGACGTTCCTTGACAGATTGAAAGCAGATTTTAATGCCTTGGGCTTTCAAAGTGTTAATTCACCACTTTACCGAATTTCAAGAATGAAAGGAATGCGGGAAAAAAACCCCCGCATTCCATCGAGATACTTCCAGACAGACCCCGCTGCGTCTCGTCATGCAAAGTTCACAAAATTACATCTTGCACgaaattttcagaatttttccTGTGTTTTCACAATTCTTGTGAAATTTgacattcattttctttcagtgccatgcaaaattattttttagcGTTATTACAGATGACTACTTACATCTTTCACCCTTGCCAAATGTAAAAAAGGATGCAATATTCTTAAAACTATTCTGGTACATAGTTTTTGTCCACTGAGAATTCAATTCCATTCAATGTCCTGGTGAATACCGTCTTAACAATTTTGggtaaattaaaaatgaaacaCCCACTTCTTTCAAAAGTAGAATAGTTGGTCAATTTTTACAAAACGAATTACACTGGCAAGGCATCAGTTTTGTGTCAACCATTCAACCCTTGGGGGTTGGAGGTGGTTGGTTTTTGAACAATATTTCATTTTCCAGAGCCACAAGAAAGAAGGCTTCAATATGGCTTCAAAGCGTGGAAAGCACTTTTTACAAAGGCGAGTCGATTCTCGTTCAAAGTCAAGCGTCTTATCCAACAGCCGGCAACCTGTCTCTAAATTGTTTGCTCTTGACACAAAAGGTCAAAACAAATTGGAATAAAGACGAGGAGATGTGCGCTCAAGCCTTGGAACGagttggtgaaaaaaaaagggcaaaTGAAGACTGTGAAAGAAAACCTAAAGGGCAGAGAAGAAGAGGAGTTGATGTTACAGAATTTCCACGGGAAAAGTCCGAAAATGATTCTAAGATCCATAAAGAGGAGTTCCATTTAAAGGCGAGAGAAAcggaaaaaggaaaagagaagCAAGCACAAATGGTTAACAGTCAAAAGCCCATGTTTGCAAATGTGGCTAAACAACAAGATCACATTTAAACACTGCAGAAGAGGTCTTTGcagtaacaacaacaaacacAAGCTATGATTGGtttgcagtgtttgcaaaaATGGGTTTGCACAAGCTACGATCAGTTGCAGTGTTTGTAAAGTAACCCAGTTGAGTTTCCCTAAAAATATGACATTGCATTGATTTACTCTCTCTGGcaaattaatttcagtttcaaGTTTGTTTGAAGTCACTCTGCTTTCTCTATTATTTAAAATGTTATTATGTTGCATTCTACAAATGTGACCCTCCaagggaaaacagtgaataaggtgaacaCACTTGCAGACACAGTCTCACTCGACCAAAGTGACAATGGCTGGTTTGTTTCCGTAAGagagttcagttcaaaaatgACAGCTTTTCAAGCCTAATTTGTTCATTGTCCACACGGTTTGTTATATTGGAAACTAGCGCAAGATGCCAGTGTATCGGTTTGAAGTCGGGTGCTTTGTGACACATTGTGGCTGTGGAACTCGCCTTACCTCATATAATTTAGCGTGAGAGAGAGCATTGCCCGCAAAATTTGAGCAGGTCTTTCTTGTAGTCGACAAGGAAATACTATTAGAATTAAAAACGCCAACTACTTGCTTCATGTCACTCTTAATCGTTATGGGCGCGTACTTTGCATTTAACCTGTCTTATGATTCAAAACAGGAACTAATCTTCCTGTTTATTGAAGAGTTTATTTTAGGACTCAAACCACACCGAAAGACAGTCAGGTATCGTAAAATGTGTGCAAACATGATGTCAGCAGACTGTATGTAATTACTGTTTACATTGAGCTTTGATCAAGATGTCAATGTGATGTGTTGTCAAGTGAAAATAAAGGATTTGGTTTGTGTTTATTAATTCTATCTTTTTTTATGGGCTTTTGGGACTTCAAGTTGGTATTTATGATTGTCTTGTGGCTTATTTAAGATGCTCCCACGCctattttgaaggaaatttgttttgttaactATTGAGGAAAAACAAAGTTCAGGGACTAGTTTTAAGTGGACATGCCTTAATTCAAgcattttgaaataaagaacCAAGGGggtattttcttgttttgattaGTAAAACAACCCTTTCTGAACTTCTTTCAAGTATAGAATTGTCTTAAAATAAGCAGTGTATACTTATTTCTTATTGCTTATTTTAAGTAACACTTAAACTCCTTTTAAGTTTTGAGAGTATTGTTTTACAATGTGAAACAAGTATTTTTTATGCTTCCCAGAGGACATTAAAATAAGTAAAATTATACTTGTTTTAATGATCTTACTTTTAGagtgaaaccagcaaaaaatgcatttCCCAAACTGGTttcacctgaacacaaaaagtgtTTACTGTCTGAGAATCATAGTCGATATAGTATCGCTGTGTAGCCATGTCAACCCACAGAAAGCGCAccaaaaatgaagcctcgctaaTGTTtcggtgagttaacctgggttgagcctgcaatccaatcgaaaaccattTATTTCCTGTGTTGCCAGATCGTTTCATGCCTTCTTAAGGGTACATTTGTATAATCTAACACGGTCAGATACAGTGTAGTTTCGGATTCTTTAGGTGAATATGTAGGTTGCAGAAATTTCTAGGAAACGGTCAACTTTTCTTAGAATTTCATTAACCACGAATGGTTCCCCACCGCTCTTAGTGACTGTAAAGAAAGGTAAACACACGAAACGCGCACGAAAATTACCTGTCAGTGATATCTTGCAAACTAAAGGACCACTTCCGAGTTGCTGCACGTTTTTACCTGAAGAAAAGATAAGATACCTTGCAATGCCTCCTTGTAGCTCACGTTTAATTTTGGTTAATTTCTTCTGTGTTTCGTCACTCAGCGCTTCAGAAAACCTCATTTGGATACACTGTATGAATTTCTTCAGTTTACCAGGTatgttggaaaaagtataggGGTTAGTAGTTCACTGGCGAAGCCAACATGTTATTGCATTACAGCTCTTCTCTGGCAGTGAGAATTTAACCCTCAATCAGGAACAATATTGGATTCATTGTCCCTAATACATCGtcacatgacgtcatcattttctaaaatcgaAAACTTAAGAGCCACCAAAGTTTTATCCCCATCAAGCATAAGAGGGGGTAAATTTAATTTGCTTGCAATTTTACGGCTCAATATAaagtgcttcgtttggaaaccaaagtattttgaatttcagagttaTGGCAGTGCATGACACAAACCTACGATCGCATTTCAAAGAGTGTCACGAAAACTCAGACCTCGAAAACTCATTGGCTCcgtctttttatttctttggtaAAAAGTTTCCCAGCAAATGTCACCAAAGTGTCTGCTGCTGTTTTAAACCTTGTTAGTTTCTCAACGGCAGAGTTTAAATCCTTTTTCTAATTTCGAGGGGTTTGAGTTTTCCGGGTCTGAGTTTTTGAGGTCTGACGTCTGAGGTCTGAGTTTTCGTGTAGTCTTTGGAGCtggtttaaaggggctatgtcacgacCTGTGCATGTGCAGGATTTTTGCCTGCTCCGTTGATTTTCTCAactgtccgccatattggatttagGAAATCAGGCCGATTTGTGACAGCAAACCTCCGTTTATAGTACAGTTCTTTCCGATTTTTTTATTAGACGCTACAGACTCTGTGGCGGTAAGTTTCCTTCGATGTTCATAAGGTTTCTTTTATGAACTCGTGCTTTTCATCCACATGCTGTCTACCGAAAGAATTCATTGTTATCTCAGGAAAATCACATCTTGTGCAAATGCAAAAGCACTTGTTCCACAAAACCAACGGCGAACACCAATCCAGGATGTCCTTGCAAGGGTGCTGGAAGAACATGCGGCAGTGAATGTTCGTGTGGATTCACGGTGAAGCCTTGCCGAAACATGGTGAGTAACATTACTTGTTTGCGGTCGTGAAAGTTGAACTTGAAAGGGAAAACTTATTTTTTGCATCGCTTTGTCGCTGTTTCGTTGTGATGCAAGTAAGTAAGTACAAGAATAGCGGTTACATTTGGGTCAGAGACATCAATGAGCACATGTTTACTCAGAGTCCCTGATCTCTGTAGTCGAAGTGCATCTGGCGTGTATCCAGTACTTTTAGCGTGTATAattgttacatttcatattgATTGTCATTATTTTTTGATCTGGTTTTTGTAGGAGAATTATTTTCACACAAGCAACAGCAATATTTTCTAGTGTATGAATTCCACTACCATTTTACTACTGCAAGCTTACAAGTAAGTTTATATTCCTTTGCTTTAAACAGCCTGGTGGAGACACAGGATGCCATCCAGTTTCGAGCAACAGAAGGCCCCAGCCTTATCAAATTGAAAGGAGGCCCAGTGAAGAGGAAGAAAGGGTGAGGGAAAACAATGATGTAAAGGTCAGCATATCTATATTAGCAgagtatattttattttaaaataaagctttATAATATGAGTGGAACTCTTACCTTACATGCCCCGAAAGTAATCATTTAAACTAAATAATGGAATATGTGATGCAAATGGAAGCCCTTTTTGTTCTTTAGTTAGGTAATATGAAAATTCAATTGTTTTTGCATATTCTTCTAGGAGTTCATACAGACACTTGATGAGCCCATGGTGCGAAAGTTCTGCATCAGAACCCTGCGAAGGGGTGTGGGAAGCATGGACTTTATGCAGGGGCTCTTGATCATGGAGGATGACCTGGATGAAGGACATGAAGAGAATGAAAGTGATGTTACCCCCACCCCTAGTACCTCTACTGATCTTGCTTGCAGTTCAAATGCTGGGACACCAAATCCTGCTCCATCTCCTAGCAGCAATGCCATACCATGGTGCAAGTGTGGGGTGTGTCAAATAATGCCCCAGGagattgaaaataaatgttgtggTTTACGACGCTGTGTTACAACGCACACTCGATTTTCAAAGCTTTGCTTAGATTCAGATGTTATACAGTTGGCCATAAGGAACAGGGGGGACATGCAAAATGACAGGGACGACAACAGCACTTGGGCTTTTAGAAAGACTGGCTATTGCCAGTATGTCCTTCCTGTGTTGTCACTGTTATCCGAAGGCACTGTCCATCCCAAACTGGTGTTTACATGGGATACAGGGCTGAGTAACTGTAAAATCACTTTGTCTCCCTAAGTTTTAGTGAACTCTAATGTCAATCTAAGCAGGGAGCATGTACACATACATGTTTGTTTTGCCACGCAGCAGGCTAGTAGTAATACCCCAATGAGTATTATcttcaaaattattaattacTGCACTGTTTGTCATAAGATAAAGGAACACAGCAGTtgcaaatcatcaaatcaatctTTTCCATGGAGCAGCCTACAtgtaaaagtgttcttaaatCTTCACTTGAACCCAAGGTGTATGTTACAGTTACTTCTTTCCTGGCTATTCCACAGCTGAAATTTGTTGAACCATAAAAACCATAAAAAAGCCTCAAGACTTTTTCTTGGAGTTCTTTCGGTCGACTTTTATCTTAACAATGCAAGTTTTGCTAAAAATATTGAATGAATAGATAATAATTTGAGTTCACAAACGTCTGTCATTTACAGATTGCTTTTTCCACAAGTTGACCATGCATTTAGGTACTGTGTTCTTTGATCTCTCTCTTGTTGACATACAACCAGGCACATTTTTGAGCTTACTGGTTTATAGCCAGTAAAGCTCTATGTCAACAAGTGTGTAACTAAGTAAGGCCTTTTCAAGTGAGACCTTACTAACTGTTCCCATCACTATAAACTTCGCATTGAGCAAAGGAAATAATGATTTCAACAATTTCATGACATAGTAACACTCTCTTAAGAAAATCACAGATTCCTGTTTAAAAATATCATCAGTTTACTCTTCATTACCAGTGAGCACATGTCCTCTCAGAGGACTTTTTTCCCCATTTTCTGACTGATGGGAAATATTTATGTCCTTTGCATTTAACAGAAATTGTTTGCAGCCCtggcttttttgcatagtaaaatgaagttatttattcttttacatgtaccatgttatttttctcaaagatgTAGCTTCTTAGCTACATTATTCTGtaaatttgagtttaaaatagTCTCATATGTATGCAGGAAGGTAATGAAAATAGcaagaacaaagaaacaaacaaaaaattggtacagtgtacatgtatgtcattaaCCTCATCTCAGAGATGAGTGGAAGAATACCCTGATTTGGAATGAGACCTCATACTCAACATGGCCTcacacaaattatttttaactagtGAAAGATCATCGCAGGTACCAGTATGTACTCAACTTAAGCAGTTGAgaaaagaaacctgaaaaaactTTAGGCTTCAATGGGGATCAAAACCCATGACatctgcaatgctggtgcagtgctcgaccaactgagctatcaagtcaACTGGGAGCTGATCACATGGTGACATGGTCATGGGTTAGATCCCCATTTATGCAAAAGTGTTACTTGCCATGAAGAAAGACAAAATTCGAGAACTCCTCTGTTAGTTGTTTATATACCATTGTTGAATATAATCTCTTTTCTGTCCTTGGCTGTAAAACATTTCCAAAGGTACAGTgtatttggaaattttttttggtatttaataaattgacgtcagtttttcatgcatctgtcctgttattgatcatgaatttcataactctgaacatgaaatttctcAAATAAATTTTATCATATTGAATAAATTAGATCCTTTATAAATTTCATACATCTTGATTAATTAttactcactagggaggcctattggactgccCAACTATTTACCCTTCATCCTCATGTTCTTAACAAAAGGTGGGAACTTAAATCAAAACACTGCATgaattactacaattgagtaATTATCATCTGCCATTTTTCCTATGTATTATCGTTTTAGATTAGGCACAGCTACAAGATTTTCGTTGAATATCTTACTGCTTACGTAGGTTGGTTTTGATGTTAATTTCAACAATTTTTCTCATCTATGACGAGTCTAACATTGCCtattttctgcaaattttccattgtttttctaAATAAACTGTTGTTCATAAGTTTGAAGAAATCACAACCTTTCCTTATCCTTACATTACGTGCCATCTCGTCTTAATCCAGCAGATCAACCCTCGCGAGTTTTGTCTGACCTCGATTGCACGCTCAGTCAAGATATGTGGAAACGGATAGACACCACGTTTGGTCCTCATACCATCGATTTGATGGCCCTTCCATCTAACGCGTGCCACAATCGGTCTGGGAATCCCTCCCTTTCTTTTCTCCGTTCCCGTGTCCACAATCAGCCGGCACTAATGTGTTCGTGCAAAGCATCGCAAGACAGGAAAACGCGTACGTGTTTCCTCCTTTTTTGCTCATTGGCCCCCTCTTCAGGTTTTTGGAGTCTCAGTCCTGTACTTTCACCATTATAATGCCTGACATTTCCCCTAGGAAGTACTGGTGGCCCCTGGTTTTTCGTCGAGCATCGTGTGCGTACAAGCTAGCCTCCAAGGGCAATAATAACGTTCTTTTATTGCCAACAAAATCAGGTTTTTCACCTTGGGCGCCACGCCCTCTCCAATGGGATCTTTGGGCTTTCCGAATTCATGGCTCATGAACTATGTTAACTTCGTTTTTCTCGTTTTCGGGGTTTCAGCCACTTCCAGAAGTACCTCACGTATGGAAACCAGCTGTACAGTGCCCTGATTGCTCATATCCTAATGATACCGGATTTCGCTTTTGCCAAGCCTGTGGCTATAAGCGCAAGTCGTTAGTGCCTGATGATAATCCCCATCTAGTGTCCCTCGATCTCCCCTCTTTGGACCACCGTTTAGAGACTTTGCAAGCTGTTAACGATCATAAACCGTACCAGGTACAAAAGTCCAAGCTTCGAAAAGAGCTCGAGAGTTTCCTTTCTTCCTTACCATGCCCCAAAACGTTATTGTCAGCCTCTCCTTGTGACGTCACTCGTTTCTTAGTATGGAAAGACAGAAAGGGGAAGACCAAAGTCCACGTTCCAACCTGTTCTTTGTTTGGTGCCAAGAAGGCCGAAGTTTGTTCATGTCCATCGACCCTTGCGGCAGGGACAGTTGCAAATCTTATTGGAAAACTACGTTCACTCTTCGTAGAGTCTGGCCGAGGGGGTGAATGGAACGACTTATTGGGCATTGGTAACCTTGCCTCTCATCACAGTGTTAAACAGTACCTCATTTTAATTCGTGAAGAACAGGCTCGTGCTAGAATTACCCCTAAACAGGCTGTCCCTCTGTTTTTTGATAAACTTTTACGCTTATGCtcctttttgaaagaaagcatTTTCGTGCCCCAAATATTACCCTTGCAGCGTTATATTTATGCTAGGGATCTAGCCTTTTTTGTCTAGAATTTTTTGCTGGAGATAGAGCGTCAGATTTAGGCAGGATTTTCACCAAGGAAGTGTTAACTCTCCCCGATGATGAAGGTTTCCTCTTCAAACATACCTTTGGCAAGACCCTTAGGGGGAAAAATTCCAACACTTTCATGGTCAAAAAATGCTCCAACACTACAGTTTGTCCGGTCTCCAATCTGCGTTTGTACGTCCAACTGTGTGATCTCATGACCGTCAATCTCAGAGACGGTCATTTATTCAGAACTACTAACAAGAGCACAGTTTCAACTAGTCCGTTTATTGGTTCCACGGTTGCTAATCGCCTCGTTCAACACCTTAAGACCTTAGGCATCCACAATGGTGAATCCATGCACAGCTTTCGAAGCG
This region of Montipora capricornis isolate CH-2021 unplaced genomic scaffold, ASM3666992v2 scaffold_476, whole genome shotgun sequence genomic DNA includes:
- the LOC138036307 gene encoding uncharacterized protein, which translates into the protein MAVYPHQATERTQKMKSLLSLVTLDYKTLILLLVKKGDGEFILGGRGVDVEFCFLCDAIRLLQAQEETAWLDEEVSVLKEELGNTEAQLRNAQTGIKLQLEENEELKSRMFCIDNLSGDESISFYTGFPNLQTFQAMLVYLNPGENGQNIRYWRSTDKKVPAHQYDGDNQKNKPGRKRTLKPKDEFLLVMCRLRQGFNEAHLAFLLGISQPTVSRIFVSWINLMYLRFGTINFWPNREEVDKSMPEDFKSKYPKTRVILDCTEIKCQMPSSLLLNSRLFSSYKNHTTLKGLIGIAPSGAITFISELYAGSISDREIVERSGILD